From a single Natronorubrum tibetense GA33 genomic region:
- a CDS encoding thiolase family protein, translated as MSDQQPVIVEAVRTPQGKHGGVFAETGSEELSVPLVNAMLERTALTGDDVDDIRWGCAKQVNEQSNNIARVIALLSELGEDVPGTTIDRLCASSAEAIMSASDAIRAGQREVIVAGGVENMSRNERREGIDSYDGIAEQYDAAGLAMGQTAETVAREDDISRERQDEYGARSQQRAVEATEEGKFDDEIVPIETDDGLVEEDEGLRPGTTKEKIAGLPPAFEEDGTVTAANASQVSDGAAGVLITSRAFADDNDLEISAEIEDHNVAGVDPTVMGIGPVPAVRGIWERNGRSAADYDRVELNEAFASQTLYCQDELGFDDDVFNVNGGAIAIGHPLGASGARLPVSLIHELERQGGGLGLSTMCVGYGQGAAVEFQVPEQ; from the coding sequence ATGAGCGACCAGCAGCCAGTGATCGTCGAGGCAGTCAGAACTCCACAGGGGAAACACGGCGGCGTCTTCGCCGAAACCGGCAGCGAGGAGCTTTCGGTCCCGCTCGTGAACGCGATGCTCGAGCGAACCGCACTGACCGGCGACGACGTCGACGATATTCGGTGGGGCTGTGCGAAGCAGGTGAACGAGCAGAGCAACAACATCGCGCGCGTCATCGCGCTGCTCTCGGAACTCGGCGAAGACGTTCCGGGAACGACCATCGACCGGCTCTGTGCCTCCTCCGCCGAGGCGATCATGAGCGCCAGTGACGCCATTCGGGCGGGCCAGCGCGAGGTCATCGTCGCCGGCGGCGTCGAGAACATGTCCAGAAACGAGCGTCGCGAGGGGATCGACTCCTACGACGGCATCGCCGAGCAGTACGACGCGGCGGGACTCGCGATGGGGCAGACGGCCGAGACGGTCGCCCGCGAGGACGACATCTCCCGCGAGCGCCAGGACGAGTACGGTGCGCGCAGCCAGCAGCGCGCGGTCGAAGCGACAGAGGAAGGCAAGTTCGACGACGAAATCGTCCCGATCGAAACGGACGACGGTCTCGTCGAGGAAGACGAGGGACTGCGGCCCGGCACGACCAAAGAAAAGATCGCTGGGCTCCCGCCCGCCTTCGAGGAGGACGGCACCGTCACCGCCGCAAACGCCTCACAGGTTTCGGATGGCGCTGCCGGCGTCCTGATTACCAGTCGAGCGTTCGCCGACGACAACGACCTCGAGATCAGCGCCGAAATCGAGGATCACAACGTGGCGGGTGTCGACCCAACCGTCATGGGAATCGGCCCGGTCCCCGCCGTTCGGGGCATCTGGGAACGCAACGGTCGCTCGGCAGCGGACTACGACCGCGTCGAACTCAACGAGGCCTTCGCCAGCCAGACGCTGTACTGCCAGGACGAACTCGGCTTCGATGACGACGTCTTCAACGTCAACGGCGGGGCCATCGCCATCGGGCACCCGCTCGGTGCCTCCGGCGCTCGCCTGCCGGTCTCGCTGATCCACGAACTCGAGCGACAGGGCGGCGGACTCGGCCTCTCGACGATGTGCGTCGGCTACGGGCAGGGGGCGGCCGTGGAGTTCCAGGTCCCCGAGCAGTAA
- a CDS encoding acyl-CoA dehydrogenase family protein — translation MAFTLSAEHDAIREAVREFGENEMAPVAEEHDRECKYPEEIRRKAAEYDFVAPGIPIEYGGAGMDKISSTIVTEELWRADPGIGSAVGSAGFGTNMIIEFGDEWMKEEWLPKIAAGETASCSMISEPAHGSNVAGIETVAEKDGDEYVLNGNKMWITNGTVADVGVLMAKTSPDEGHRGITAFLVEMDRDGVSTEKISNKLGIRASDLAEVIIDDVRVPEDNVIGEVDKGFYQLMEFFASGRTSVASQAVGAAQGALDAAIEYANEREQFDQKIKEFQAIEHKLAEMATKVEAARSLTYRAASQVEKNNQDVAAQYSSMAKLFASEISVEVADDGLQVHGGSGYVTDYPAERYYRDARITKIYEGTSEIQKNIIADQIL, via the coding sequence ATGGCATTCACGCTGTCCGCCGAGCACGACGCGATTCGCGAGGCCGTTCGCGAGTTCGGTGAAAACGAGATGGCTCCGGTCGCGGAGGAACACGACCGCGAGTGCAAGTATCCCGAGGAGATCCGCAGGAAGGCCGCCGAGTACGACTTCGTCGCACCCGGCATCCCGATCGAGTACGGCGGTGCCGGGATGGACAAGATCTCGAGCACCATCGTCACCGAGGAACTCTGGCGCGCGGACCCCGGCATCGGGAGCGCCGTCGGCTCCGCCGGCTTCGGGACGAACATGATCATCGAGTTCGGCGACGAGTGGATGAAAGAGGAGTGGCTCCCCAAGATCGCGGCCGGCGAAACCGCCTCCTGTTCTATGATTTCCGAGCCCGCACACGGCTCGAACGTCGCCGGCATCGAGACGGTCGCCGAGAAAGACGGTGACGAGTACGTCTTAAACGGCAACAAGATGTGGATCACCAACGGAACCGTCGCCGACGTCGGCGTTCTGATGGCCAAGACCAGCCCCGACGAGGGACACCGCGGTATCACCGCGTTCCTCGTCGAGATGGACCGTGACGGCGTCTCCACGGAGAAGATCTCCAACAAACTCGGCATTCGCGCCTCCGACCTCGCCGAGGTCATTATCGACGACGTTCGCGTTCCAGAGGACAACGTCATCGGCGAAGTGGACAAGGGCTTCTACCAGCTGATGGAGTTCTTCGCGTCCGGCCGAACCAGCGTCGCCTCACAGGCCGTCGGCGCCGCACAGGGTGCCCTCGACGCCGCGATCGAGTACGCCAACGAGCGCGAGCAGTTCGACCAGAAGATCAAGGAGTTCCAGGCCATCGAGCACAAGCTCGCCGAGATGGCGACCAAGGTCGAGGCCGCCCGCTCGCTGACCTACCGCGCCGCCAGCCAGGTCGAGAAGAACAACCAGGACGTCGCCGCGCAGTATTCGAGCATGGCGAAGCTGTTCGCGAGCGAGATTTCGGTCGAAGTCGCCGACGACGGACTGCAGGTCCACGGCGGTTCGGGCTACGTCACGGATTACCCCGCCGAGCGCTACTACCGCGACGCCCGCATCACGAAGATCTACGAGGGCACCTCGGAGATCCAGAAGAACATCATCGCCGACCAGATCCTGTAG
- a CDS encoding class I adenylate-forming enzyme family protein — protein sequence MTNLVTNVAESVEQRPDSPAIVFDDTELSYEQFWTRAGQFAQALANHGIGADDRVAIYLPNLPQFVTAFQGTLRAGGIVVPMNPQYKAREISHLLSDSGAKAVVTLSANVPAVAEVVDETDVEQVISVGDEVEDATDFEAFLAEDTLEIVDRADDDIAVQPYTSGTTGTPKGVLLTHDNLAWTAKANSELIGGIDPDDKLIGTLPLFHIYGMSVVMNGALFNGAAYYPVPEWDATEVMTMIESAGITVMFGVPAMFNDMINHPEAEAFDLSSLRFVNSGGSSLPMEVLERFEELFGPTLYEGYGLTETSPTTHANGPDARRKGSIGKPFDGMDAKIVDDDFEPVSRVEEGPIDESVGSKTQRGGGGEAAEAVDLTEITGELVVSGPNVMAGYYGLPEANEEAFTEADGQTWFHTGDIGYWDEDGFFYVVDREKHMIVTGGYNVYPREVEELLFEHEDIADAAVVGVSDERRGETVQALVVPTPDAEATPEEIKEYCLENMAAYKHPREVEFVEELPRTTTGKVQKFKIRGENE from the coding sequence ATGACCAATCTCGTGACGAACGTCGCCGAGAGTGTCGAGCAACGGCCGGACTCGCCGGCAATCGTCTTCGACGACACCGAACTGAGCTACGAGCAGTTCTGGACACGAGCCGGACAGTTCGCCCAGGCACTCGCGAACCACGGTATCGGCGCCGACGACCGCGTCGCGATCTATCTGCCGAACCTCCCGCAGTTCGTCACGGCGTTCCAGGGAACGCTACGGGCCGGCGGGATCGTCGTTCCGATGAACCCGCAGTACAAGGCTCGAGAGATCTCTCACCTCCTCTCCGACAGCGGGGCGAAAGCCGTCGTCACGCTCTCGGCGAACGTTCCGGCAGTTGCCGAAGTCGTCGACGAAACCGACGTCGAACAGGTCATCAGCGTGGGCGACGAGGTCGAGGACGCGACCGACTTCGAGGCGTTCCTCGCCGAGGACACCCTCGAGATCGTCGACCGCGCGGACGACGATATCGCCGTCCAGCCCTACACGAGCGGCACGACGGGGACGCCGAAAGGGGTCTTGCTCACGCACGATAACCTCGCGTGGACGGCCAAAGCGAACTCCGAGCTTATCGGGGGCATCGATCCCGACGACAAACTGATCGGCACGCTGCCGCTCTTTCACATCTACGGGATGTCCGTCGTGATGAACGGTGCGCTGTTCAACGGTGCGGCCTACTACCCCGTCCCCGAGTGGGACGCCACCGAAGTTATGACGATGATCGAATCCGCGGGCATCACCGTCATGTTCGGCGTGCCGGCGATGTTCAACGACATGATCAACCACCCCGAGGCCGAGGCGTTCGATCTCTCCTCGCTTCGGTTCGTCAACTCCGGGGGCTCGAGTCTGCCGATGGAAGTGCTCGAGCGCTTCGAGGAGCTCTTCGGGCCGACCCTCTACGAGGGCTACGGCCTGACGGAGACGAGTCCGACGACGCACGCGAACGGGCCCGACGCCCGCCGGAAGGGCAGCATCGGGAAGCCGTTCGACGGGATGGACGCGAAGATCGTCGACGATGACTTCGAGCCCGTCTCCCGCGTCGAGGAGGGTCCGATCGACGAGAGTGTCGGGTCGAAGACCCAACGAGGCGGAGGCGGTGAAGCCGCCGAAGCGGTCGACCTGACCGAGATCACCGGTGAGCTCGTCGTCTCCGGGCCTAACGTGATGGCGGGCTACTACGGCCTGCCGGAGGCCAACGAGGAGGCCTTTACCGAGGCCGACGGCCAGACGTGGTTCCACACCGGCGATATCGGCTACTGGGACGAGGACGGCTTCTTCTACGTCGTCGACCGCGAGAAGCACATGATCGTCACCGGCGGCTACAACGTCTATCCGCGCGAGGTCGAGGAGTTGTTGTTCGAACACGAGGATATCGCCGACGCCGCCGTCGTCGGCGTGTCCGACGAACGCCGCGGCGAGACCGTCCAGGCACTGGTCGTGCCGACGCCGGACGCCGAGGCGACGCCCGAGGAGATCAAAGAGTACTGCCTCGAGAACATGGCCGCGTACAAACACCCGCGCGAGGTCGAGTTCGTCGAGGAACTCCCCCGGACGACGACCGGCAAGGTCCAGAAGTTCAAGATTCGCGGCGAAAACGAGTAA
- a CDS encoding TRAP transporter permease, producing the protein MAAVLTALTLYYAFYILTNLSPAGISLRAFIPPALVFSERAEYVVLFTGWGLAVYYLDYARQQFRERLDDPSDVDDPEAADDADPERLQEPPEKVTLLDDLGLKSQRLSSAVQQFKRVYGRFDPYLAIGLAVLSLVTMAYIFGAFDRLDGDAHILGFSTTDHIIGAALIILVTDATRRAFGLIIASVAIFAIVYSHAAVSTLPFLPDLLAWSGEDITGIIEEAALGVQSGIYDSTIMGIGSTWVAIFIMFAGIAKAYGLMDYIREVGTELGGTLRTGVVQIAVISSMIMGSITGSAAANTATTGSFTIPMIQDQGVRDDYAASIEAVASAGGQMLPPVMGVAAFLMADIIEVPYLDIVQAGTIPAALFYLSVCLAVHFSILKFGWTTSDLSPFDWRVLLSGLHFLIPLIVLLYTLIYLRFTPLTAGFYTILTIVGVIFVRNYLIDVFDVDRRVQAKLDDDGTAVAGATDGATLKEFAVGSYRSVVGTCKETVDGLYQGGLEMAPLVGVLAAMGLIVELLETSGMTGRLGAGIIGFADVSIMGFTGGLALVLVLAMIASIAFGLGMPTPAAYILVAFLIANAVSELGVPEITTHMFVFYFAMLSAITPPVAISVAVGSRIAGTSFMTACVQALRIGAPGFVIPFAFVANNSLIQWTSMTVFAFPVVLAGTIGLIVATVGFDGAQDLSLPVRAFYVVAGFAAMFGSVVGGTVGMAIQAAAAATIFLLLLRARYLVGYDVQRAGEPSVSD; encoded by the coding sequence ATGGCGGCAGTTCTGACTGCCCTTACCCTCTACTATGCGTTCTATATTCTCACAAACCTGTCTCCTGCCGGGATCTCTCTCAGAGCATTTATTCCCCCGGCGCTCGTGTTCTCCGAGCGGGCGGAGTATGTCGTACTCTTTACCGGCTGGGGGTTGGCGGTCTACTATCTGGATTACGCTCGCCAACAGTTCAGAGAGCGACTGGACGACCCGTCCGATGTCGATGATCCGGAAGCAGCCGACGATGCGGACCCGGAGCGACTACAGGAGCCACCGGAGAAAGTTACGCTGCTCGACGATCTCGGTCTCAAGAGCCAACGGCTGTCGAGTGCTGTACAGCAGTTCAAACGGGTCTACGGCCGGTTCGATCCGTATCTCGCGATCGGACTCGCCGTCCTCTCGCTGGTCACGATGGCGTACATCTTCGGGGCGTTCGACCGCCTGGACGGTGATGCACACATTCTCGGGTTCTCGACGACCGATCACATCATCGGCGCAGCGCTGATAATCCTCGTCACCGACGCGACGCGTCGGGCCTTCGGGCTGATTATCGCGTCCGTCGCCATCTTCGCGATCGTTTACTCGCACGCCGCCGTGAGCACGTTACCATTCCTCCCCGACCTGCTCGCGTGGTCGGGCGAAGACATCACCGGGATCATCGAAGAGGCGGCTCTCGGCGTGCAGTCCGGTATCTACGACAGTACGATCATGGGAATCGGATCGACGTGGGTCGCGATCTTCATCATGTTCGCCGGGATCGCCAAGGCGTACGGCCTCATGGATTACATCCGCGAAGTCGGCACGGAACTCGGCGGGACGTTGCGAACCGGCGTCGTCCAGATCGCGGTCATCTCGAGTATGATCATGGGATCGATCACCGGCAGTGCAGCGGCAAACACCGCGACGACCGGGAGCTTCACGATCCCGATGATCCAGGACCAGGGCGTTCGCGACGATTACGCGGCCTCGATCGAGGCCGTCGCCTCCGCCGGCGGACAGATGCTGCCGCCCGTCATGGGGGTCGCCGCGTTCCTCATGGCCGACATCATCGAAGTTCCGTACCTCGATATCGTTCAGGCCGGTACGATCCCAGCGGCGCTGTTCTACCTGAGCGTCTGTCTGGCGGTTCATTTCAGCATTCTCAAATTCGGCTGGACGACGTCCGACCTCTCGCCGTTCGACTGGCGGGTGCTCCTGAGCGGCCTGCACTTCTTGATTCCGCTGATCGTCCTGCTGTACACGCTCATCTACCTCCGGTTTACGCCCCTGACGGCTGGCTTCTACACGATCCTCACGATCGTCGGGGTCATCTTCGTCCGAAATTATCTCATCGACGTCTTCGATGTCGATCGACGAGTTCAGGCGAAACTGGACGACGATGGCACTGCAGTGGCCGGAGCTACGGACGGAGCAACGCTCAAGGAGTTTGCCGTCGGATCCTATCGCTCCGTCGTGGGCACGTGCAAGGAGACCGTCGACGGACTCTACCAGGGCGGACTCGAGATGGCGCCGCTCGTGGGCGTACTCGCGGCGATGGGGCTGATCGTCGAGTTACTCGAGACGAGCGGAATGACCGGACGTCTCGGTGCGGGAATTATCGGCTTCGCTGACGTGTCGATCATGGGCTTTACCGGCGGGTTAGCGCTCGTGTTGGTACTCGCGATGATCGCGAGCATCGCCTTCGGCCTCGGTATGCCGACGCCGGCGGCCTACATTTTGGTCGCGTTCCTGATCGCAAACGCCGTGTCCGAACTCGGCGTCCCCGAGATTACGACCCACATGTTCGTGTTCTACTTCGCGATGCTCTCTGCGATCACACCGCCGGTGGCAATCTCCGTTGCAGTCGGGTCACGGATCGCGGGGACGAGCTTTATGACTGCCTGTGTGCAGGCGCTGCGCATCGGTGCGCCAGGGTTCGTCATTCCGTTCGCGTTCGTTGCGAACAACAGTCTGATCCAGTGGACCTCGATGACGGTCTTTGCGTTCCCGGTCGTCCTCGCGGGCACGATCGGACTGATCGTCGCGACGGTCGGCTTTGACGGTGCGCAGGATCTGTCACTGCCCGTCCGCGCGTTCTACGTGGTCGCTGGATTCGCCGCCATGTTCGGTTCCGTCGTCGGCGGGACTGTCGGAATGGCAATCCAGGCCGCCGCGGCGGCGACGATCTTCCTGTTGCTCCTGCGAGCACGGTATCTCGTCGGTTACGATGTCCAGCGCGCCGGCGAACCGTCGGTGTCGGACTGA
- a CDS encoding TAXI family TRAP transporter solute-binding subunit, producing the protein MVERPTGSFSEQTRRSFLAATGVGTATALAGCFGEDDDDSGYERISVSFSEQGGALNEGQLDVGVGTMMNFSITPGWLQEAMASVDEFRVLDITDETNEAWQGDETLLIEDLDTDEMEGADNDDVDVPGEIPCPSFSYNFVSQAALDYDVVYTYLETMWEVREELADAFGIFAFHNDPEFWVQNAYEGIPFHPAAADFYEEELDVWSDEFERADEPDDTLEVDTIRMKTSEQGTTGHAANEALASVMNENLDDLSIEAQTSDGTEENIGDIADESIEMGFLQNWTAREFREDVEPFDQLDFEMTQIFHYYDLPWFFITNNMDLETLSDIESDMTVSPTPSGSGTAPGLERALEHALDN; encoded by the coding sequence ATGGTAGAGAGACCCACTGGTAGCTTTAGCGAACAGACTCGACGATCATTTCTCGCGGCGACCGGCGTCGGCACCGCGACGGCGCTTGCCGGTTGTTTCGGCGAAGACGACGACGATTCCGGATACGAGCGGATCAGTGTGAGTTTCTCAGAACAGGGCGGTGCCCTGAACGAGGGACAGTTAGACGTCGGCGTTGGCACAATGATGAACTTCTCGATCACGCCCGGTTGGCTCCAGGAAGCCATGGCGTCGGTCGACGAGTTCCGGGTGCTCGATATCACGGACGAGACGAACGAGGCGTGGCAGGGCGACGAGACGCTCCTCATCGAGGATCTGGACACGGACGAGATGGAGGGGGCCGATAACGACGACGTTGACGTACCCGGTGAGATTCCGTGTCCATCATTCTCGTACAACTTCGTTTCCCAGGCGGCACTCGATTACGATGTCGTCTACACGTACCTCGAAACCATGTGGGAGGTCCGAGAGGAACTGGCCGACGCGTTCGGGATCTTTGCGTTCCACAACGATCCGGAGTTCTGGGTGCAGAACGCCTACGAGGGTATTCCGTTCCACCCGGCCGCTGCGGACTTCTACGAGGAGGAACTGGATGTCTGGAGCGACGAGTTCGAGCGCGCAGACGAACCCGACGACACGCTGGAAGTCGACACGATCCGGATGAAAACGTCCGAGCAGGGGACGACGGGTCACGCCGCAAACGAGGCGCTGGCGTCGGTCATGAACGAAAATCTGGACGACCTATCCATCGAAGCTCAGACGAGCGACGGCACGGAGGAAAACATCGGCGACATCGCCGACGAAAGCATCGAGATGGGCTTCCTCCAGAACTGGACGGCGCGCGAGTTCCGGGAGGATGTTGAGCCGTTCGACCAACTCGACTTCGAGATGACGCAGATCTTCCACTACTACGATCTGCCGTGGTTCTTCATCACGAACAACATGGACCTCGAGACTCTCTCCGACATCGAGTCGGATATGACGGTCTCACCGACGCCAAGTGGCTCCGGTACCGCGCCCGGTCTCGAGCGCGCACTGGAACACGCGCTGGATAACTAA